A region from the Penaeus vannamei isolate JL-2024 unplaced genomic scaffold, ASM4276789v1 unanchor904, whole genome shotgun sequence genome encodes:
- the LOC138861111 gene encoding homeobox-like protein HDP1: MNNVLLVLAMNNVLLVLAMNNVLLVLAMNNVLLVLAMNNVLLVLAMNNVLLVLAMNNILLVLAMNNVLLVLAMNNVLLVLAMNNVLLVLAMNNVLLVLAMNNVLLVLAMNNVLLVLAMNNILLVLAMNNVLLVLAMNNILLVLAMNNVLLVLAMNNVLLVLAMNNVLLVLAMNNVLLVLAMNNILLVLAMNNVLVLAMNNILLVLAMNNVLLVLAMNNILLVLAMNNVPLVLAMNNVLLVLAMNNVLLVLAMKTSFWY, from the coding sequence ATGAACAATGTCCTTCTGGTATTGGCCATGAACAACGTCCTTCTGGTATTGGCCATGAACAACGTCCTTCTGGTATTGGCCATGAACAACGTCCTTCTGGTATTGGCCATGAACAACGTCCTTCTGGTATTGGCCATGAACAACGTCCTTCTGGTATTGGCCATGAACAATATCCTTCTGGTATTGGCCATGAACAACGTCCTTCTGGTATTGGCCATGAATAATGTCCTTCTGGTATTGGCCATGAACAACGTCCTTCTGGTATTGGCCATGAACAACGTCCTTCTGGTATTGGCCATGAACAACGTCCTTCTGGTATTGGCCATGAACAACGTCCTTCTGGTATTGGCCATGAACAATATCCTTCTGGTATTGGCCATGAACAACGTCCTTCTGGTATTGGCCATGAACAATATCCTTCTGGTATTGGCCATGAACAACGTCCTTCTGGTATTGGCCATGAACAACGTCCTTCTGGTATTGGCCATGAACAATGTCCTTCTGGTATTGGCCATGAACAACGTCCTTCTGGTATTGGCCATGAACAATATCCTTCTGGTATTGGCCATGAACAACGTCCTGGTATTGGCCATGAACAATATCCTTCTGGTATTGGCCATGAACAACGTCCTTCTGGTATTGGCCATGAACAATATCCTTCTGGTATTGGCCATGAACAACGTCCCTCTGGTATTGGCCATGAACAACGTCCTTCTGGTATTGGCCATGAACAACGTCCTTCTGGTATTGGCAATGAAAACGTCCTTCTGGTATTGA